A window of the Desulfobacula toluolica Tol2 genome harbors these coding sequences:
- a CDS encoding benzylsuccinate synthase gamma subunit family protein — protein sequence MSKCEKCAFFFPIPEEDMDFEPDKGDCVRQQEDTKGKFWLSRPVFKNSDACEHLSPKIN from the coding sequence ATGTCAAAATGTGAGAAATGCGCTTTTTTCTTTCCAATTCCAGAAGAGGATATGGATTTTGAACCGGATAAAGGGGATTGCGTAAGACAACAGGAAGATACAAAGGGTAAATTCTGGTTGTCCAGGCCGGTATTCAAGAATAGCGACGCCTGTGAGCATCTCAGCCCTAAAATCAACTAG
- a CDS encoding TetR/AcrR family transcriptional regulator, with translation MANNNGKKQAILRAGQEVFAQKGLVNSTISEIAKRAKVGDSIIYHYFENKEDLLFSALQELMEKSYKELLFHFKGLMGPVSHLGKMVWFHLYQNDFSSGDARLMKNLLFECRSNKEFYHHAGYKSLQKYAGLMLAILKKGIKEKYFRDDLDLGIVRDMIFGFLDEESLSCLAYREVDETLSDFESIMSLIMAMIGVGSDAVANVNPGISNPGVTGVNDAVKSDKAERVREASISIFAQKGHRKATMLEIAEKAGVAEGTIYEYFKNKNDLLYSIPRDQFKEYQYRLKRVFDPKNPVDKLRRFIGDYFRIFSSNKEFLTIFLCDIKLNKQFYNTEAFVAFLNTNEMLYEILNEGKESGAFRSDLNNRVFRNLFLGSFSHLSIRWYVLERVTPLEMMGELSMITSLLCRAVTREVENVFENI, from the coding sequence ATGGCTAATAATAATGGAAAAAAACAAGCCATACTTCGGGCCGGCCAGGAAGTGTTTGCGCAAAAAGGTCTTGTAAATTCAACTATTTCTGAAATAGCAAAACGTGCAAAGGTTGGAGATTCAATCATCTACCATTATTTTGAGAATAAAGAGGATCTGCTTTTTTCCGCGCTTCAAGAACTTATGGAAAAATCATATAAAGAACTTTTATTTCATTTTAAGGGACTTATGGGGCCGGTCTCTCATCTGGGCAAGATGGTTTGGTTTCATCTTTATCAGAATGATTTTAGTTCCGGGGATGCTAGGTTGATGAAGAATCTGTTGTTCGAATGCCGTTCAAACAAAGAATTTTATCATCATGCCGGGTATAAATCTCTTCAAAAATATGCCGGCTTGATGCTGGCTATTTTAAAAAAAGGTATAAAAGAGAAATATTTCAGGGATGACCTTGATCTTGGAATAGTAAGGGATATGATTTTTGGTTTTTTGGATGAAGAGTCCTTAAGCTGTCTTGCCTACAGGGAAGTTGATGAAACATTGTCGGATTTTGAATCCATCATGTCTCTTATAATGGCTATGATAGGAGTTGGGTCTGATGCTGTTGCAAATGTGAATCCTGGCATATCGAATCCAGGGGTAACAGGAGTTAACGATGCTGTTAAATCAGATAAGGCGGAAAGGGTTAGAGAAGCTTCTATTTCAATTTTTGCTCAAAAGGGACACAGAAAGGCTACAATGCTTGAGATAGCTGAAAAAGCCGGAGTTGCAGAGGGTACGATATATGAGTACTTTAAGAATAAAAACGATTTATTGTATTCCATTCCCCGAGATCAGTTTAAGGAGTATCAGTACAGGCTTAAGAGAGTGTTTGATCCAAAGAATCCCGTAGATAAGCTCAGGCGCTTTATTGGTGATTATTTTCGTATTTTTTCATCTAATAAAGAATTTTTAACAATTTTTTTGTGTGATATTAAGCTGAATAAACAATTTTATAATACCGAGGCTTTTGTTGCTTTTCTAAACACCAATGAAATGCTGTACGAGATTTTAAATGAAGGCAAGGAGTCTGGTGCGTTTCGCTCTGATCTTAACAACAGGGTTTTTAGGAACTTATTTTTAGGCAGTTTTTCCCACCTTTCCATTCGGTGGTATGTTTTAGAACGAGTTACCCCTCTTGAAATGATGGGAGAACTTTCCATGATAACATCTCTTTTGTGCCGGGCCGTAACACGGGAGGTTGAAAACGTGTTTGAAAATATTTAA
- a CDS encoding Zn-ribbon domain-containing OB-fold protein: protein MAEKKKTKKKEKEPDITFYHPDLLEIPEDGLPYLKGYKCKKCGQLDFPKLTPCPTCWGEEFDVVPLSRKGILYSFSDLYIGQPGLETPYICGYIDLPENIRIFAMLKGEVNTFKCDEEVELVTGPIRMNADGLPIISYMFQKV from the coding sequence ATGGCGGAAAAAAAGAAAACCAAAAAAAAAGAGAAAGAGCCGGATATCACATTTTATCATCCAGATCTGCTTGAGATTCCAGAAGATGGATTGCCGTACCTGAAAGGGTATAAATGCAAAAAATGTGGTCAACTTGATTTTCCCAAATTAACACCGTGTCCCACTTGCTGGGGTGAAGAATTTGATGTGGTCCCCTTGTCAAGAAAGGGAATTCTTTACAGCTTTTCCGATCTTTATATCGGACAGCCGGGTTTGGAAACTCCTTATATTTGCGGGTATATTGATCTTCCCGAAAACATCAGGATTTTTGCCATGCTCAAAGGGGAAGTGAATACATTTAAATGTGATGAGGAAGTTGAACTGGTTACAGGCCCGATAAGAATGAATGCAGATGGTCTTCCGATCATCAGTTATATGTTCCAGAAAGTTTAG
- a CDS encoding thiolase family protein: MKLQRDVYIAGVGETVFGRHKMDYDELGRMAAFQAIKASNIEGPGMIQSAYVGNAHNGIVTGQTIFKDIGICGTAPIINVESACSAGAMAVHLAIKDVAYGLTELSMGVGAENHTLRRKSGTAFMPAMNDIEAVHGGVMTGKYAMRATRYMHETGATIEDLALITQKSRRHATNNPHASFGGEYSIDEIINSRMVAYPLTLHQCCGIVDGAGAVVVCSEEMIKKLGIKKPVKVRGSVVTSGPYHNRPRDITGDDITEMTSEMLYEESGIGPKEVDILELHDAFTIAELLYYECMQLCDKGDGLKFLRDGQSTYGGQCVVSPRGGMLSYGHPIGASGAAQIAAQVKQLRGECKGYQVEPIPKVAMTHVTGGGLSGTEHAACTMHMLTSDW, translated from the coding sequence ATGAAATTACAGAGAGATGTATATATAGCCGGAGTTGGAGAGACTGTTTTTGGCAGACATAAAATGGATTATGATGAACTTGGACGCATGGCTGCTTTTCAGGCAATTAAAGCTTCTAATATTGAAGGCCCTGGAATGATTCAGAGTGCCTATGTGGGAAATGCCCATAATGGTATCGTTACAGGTCAGACTATTTTTAAGGATATCGGTATTTGCGGTACAGCTCCAATTATTAATGTGGAAAGCGCTTGTTCAGCCGGTGCCATGGCGGTTCATTTGGCAATCAAAGATGTTGCCTACGGGCTGACGGAATTGTCCATGGGTGTCGGGGCTGAAAACCATACCCTGAGAAGAAAAAGCGGAACGGCATTCATGCCGGCAATGAACGATATTGAAGCGGTTCATGGCGGAGTTATGACCGGTAAATACGCTATGCGCGCAACTCGCTATATGCACGAAACCGGTGCCACCATTGAAGACCTTGCATTGATCACACAAAAAAGCCGTCGTCATGCCACAAACAACCCCCATGCATCTTTTGGTGGAGAATACAGTATTGATGAGATCATTAATTCAAGAATGGTGGCCTATCCTCTGACGCTGCATCAGTGCTGCGGTATTGTTGATGGTGCAGGTGCCGTAGTGGTTTGCTCCGAGGAAATGATCAAAAAACTGGGAATTAAAAAACCGGTTAAGGTAAGAGGTTCTGTTGTAACTTCCGGTCCATATCACAACCGGCCAAGAGATATTACAGGTGACGATATCACTGAAATGACTTCGGAAATGCTTTATGAAGAGTCTGGAATTGGTCCAAAAGAAGTCGATATCCTGGAATTGCATGATGCTTTTACCATTGCAGAATTGCTTTACTATGAATGTATGCAGCTGTGTGATAAAGGAGACGGCCTGAAATTTTTGAGAGACGGTCAGTCAACCTATGGCGGACAGTGTGTGGTAAGTCCCAGGGGCGGAATGCTGTCCTATGGTCATCCCATCGGAGCCTCAGGTGCAGCCCAGATTGCAGCCCAGGTAAAACAACTCAGGGGAGAGTGCAAAGGTTATCAGGTTGAACCGATTCCAAAGGTTGCCATGACCCATGTAACCGGCGGTGGCTTGTCAGGTACAGAACATGCAGCATGTACAATGCATATGCTTACAAGTGATTGGTAA
- a CDS encoding SDR family NAD(P)-dependent oxidoreductase: METFKDRVVLIESVGDEISYAIAANLASKGAKLAVLDIDGKNTSNMVSKLKEINVEAFGVTADPADCTGAKQAIASIVEKYGKIDILINNSDYIVKSEIVNTKAQNWYQGAKSNIDPAYFMCREVIPVMRKQGYGRIINIGSVEYLGLPNTSLYSAAKSSMLGFTRSLALETAKDGITVNWIVKGTIQSSDMSEEQVEKLAAKVPVKKLGTPDDVAGAVSFFAADTSKFITGQTFFVCGGKSLSFSMSI; encoded by the coding sequence ATGGAAACCTTTAAAGACAGGGTTGTGTTGATCGAGTCGGTTGGTGATGAGATTTCATATGCAATCGCTGCGAATCTGGCATCAAAAGGGGCAAAGCTTGCTGTCCTTGATATTGATGGAAAAAATACATCCAATATGGTGTCAAAACTCAAAGAAATCAATGTCGAAGCTTTTGGTGTAACAGCAGATCCTGCAGACTGTACCGGTGCAAAACAGGCGATTGCCAGTATTGTGGAAAAATACGGGAAAATTGATATTTTGATCAACAATTCAGATTATATCGTTAAAAGCGAGATTGTGAATACAAAGGCTCAAAACTGGTATCAAGGTGCAAAAAGTAATATAGATCCTGCTTATTTTATGTGCAGAGAAGTGATCCCGGTCATGCGAAAACAAGGTTATGGCAGAATTATCAATATTGGAAGTGTTGAGTATCTTGGCTTGCCCAACACCTCTTTATACAGTGCTGCAAAATCTTCAATGCTCGGATTTACCAGATCCCTCGCACTTGAAACGGCAAAGGATGGTATTACGGTCAACTGGATTGTTAAAGGAACTATACAGTCCTCAGACATGTCTGAAGAGCAGGTGGAAAAGCTTGCAGCTAAAGTTCCGGTAAAAAAATTAGGGACACCCGATGATGTAGCAGGCGCCGTATCCTTTTTTGCCGCTGATACATCAAAATTTATAACAGGTCAGACATTTTTTGTCTGTGGCGGAAAAAGTCTGTCTTTTTCCATGTCGATTTAA
- a CDS encoding SDR family NAD(P)-dependent oxidoreductase translates to MGVENRVAIITGSASGMGKDTAFMLAKNGAKVVINDIAEDKVDQTAKEMRDAGYDAIGIVADISNKAAVESMVSETVKTFGSIDILVNNAGMERAGALRKLSEADWDITLNVNLKGPFLCSQAVHGHMVEQNRGRIINIASRAWLGGMGQAPYSSAKAGMVGLTRTLALELGRKGVTSNCIAPGLILTPLWYELPEKTRNFLEAKQPSGSIGAGDDIANTVLYLADDDTGYVTGQVLYVCGGRSLFSG, encoded by the coding sequence ATGGGAGTTGAAAACAGAGTAGCAATAATTACAGGTTCCGCCAGTGGAATGGGTAAAGATACCGCATTTATGCTGGCAAAAAATGGTGCCAAAGTCGTTATTAACGATATTGCTGAAGACAAAGTAGATCAAACCGCCAAGGAAATGCGGGATGCCGGATATGATGCCATAGGCATTGTAGCTGATATCTCAAATAAAGCTGCGGTTGAATCCATGGTGAGTGAAACCGTTAAAACATTCGGTTCCATAGATATCCTTGTTAATAATGCCGGTATGGAAAGAGCAGGTGCGTTAAGAAAACTTTCCGAAGCAGATTGGGATATCACTTTGAATGTCAATCTTAAAGGACCTTTTCTATGCAGCCAGGCAGTTCATGGCCATATGGTTGAACAAAATAGAGGCCGTATTATTAATATTGCATCCCGTGCATGGCTTGGGGGTATGGGACAGGCTCCCTACTCATCGGCAAAAGCCGGCATGGTTGGATTGACAAGAACACTGGCTCTGGAGCTGGGTAGAAAGGGAGTCACCTCAAATTGTATCGCACCGGGACTTATCCTTACACCCTTATGGTATGAACTCCCGGAAAAGACCAGGAATTTTTTGGAGGCCAAACAGCCTTCAGGCAGCATTGGAGCAGGAGACGATATTGCCAATACTGTGCTTTATCTTGCTGATGACGATACCGGTTATGTAACAGGTCAGGTGTTGTATGTGTGTGGTGGAAGAAGCTTGTTTTCAGGATGA
- a CDS encoding CaiB/BaiF CoA transferase family protein produces the protein MEGELKNRSLSDVKVLDFTGELGPYASKLYAGLGAEVIHLEPITGDPLRKKGPFYKGEKDNMEASLQFLYYNGNKKSLVVDLHRPEGQEIFLKLIENIDIFMESCVPGYLDSLGLSYEKLKKINPKLVQTSITPYGCVGPYKDYPGSDLTCSAMGGFLYLAGIDNDKPVRACDNQAYRMAESYAAVGSSIALLYAKRTGKGQFVDVSAMESVGMALENAAQYWDLEGSIRRGRGKEAGSATVHPCKDGHLAIVAIMGKNKNMWDSFVQWMKDENVEEREVFDDPRWIEPAYRRSDEGYETFCRIFHRFTMQHDKMTLYEKGQASRVAISPVSNGKDLLENPQLKHRNFWQTIEHENLDGGEVTFPGAPYEFGELDWRFGFPAPRFGEHTAQILESLNYTGEEITVFSKEGIINV, from the coding sequence ATGGAAGGTGAACTTAAAAACAGATCCCTATCTGATGTGAAAGTGCTGGATTTCACAGGAGAACTGGGACCCTACGCTTCAAAACTTTATGCTGGACTGGGGGCTGAGGTGATTCACCTTGAACCAATAACCGGTGATCCTTTGCGTAAAAAAGGGCCTTTTTATAAAGGTGAAAAAGACAACATGGAAGCCAGCCTTCAATTCCTCTATTATAATGGCAATAAAAAAAGCCTGGTAGTGGATCTTCATAGGCCGGAGGGACAGGAAATTTTTTTAAAACTGATCGAGAATATTGATATTTTTATGGAGAGTTGTGTGCCGGGCTATTTGGATAGTCTGGGGCTTTCTTATGAAAAGCTCAAAAAAATCAATCCAAAACTTGTTCAAACATCCATCACACCTTATGGCTGTGTCGGACCCTATAAGGATTATCCCGGATCAGATCTTACCTGCTCTGCAATGGGAGGTTTTTTATATCTTGCCGGTATTGATAATGACAAACCTGTGAGAGCTTGTGACAACCAGGCCTACAGAATGGCTGAATCCTATGCGGCAGTCGGCAGTTCAATCGCTTTATTATATGCTAAGAGAACCGGAAAAGGTCAGTTTGTTGATGTGTCTGCCATGGAATCCGTGGGCATGGCTCTTGAAAATGCAGCACAATACTGGGATCTGGAAGGTTCTATCCGGCGTGGCAGGGGAAAAGAAGCTGGTTCTGCTACTGTTCATCCCTGTAAAGACGGTCATTTGGCCATTGTTGCCATAATGGGAAAAAACAAGAATATGTGGGATTCGTTTGTCCAGTGGATGAAAGATGAAAATGTGGAAGAACGAGAAGTGTTTGATGACCCAAGATGGATTGAACCTGCTTATAGACGATCTGATGAAGGGTATGAAACTTTTTGCAGGATTTTTCATCGGTTTACAATGCAACACGATAAAATGACTCTGTATGAAAAAGGACAGGCCAGCCGAGTAGCCATTTCCCCGGTTAGTAATGGAAAGGATCTGCTTGAGAATCCACAGCTGAAGCATAGAAATTTCTGGCAGACTATTGAACATGAAAATCTTGACGGAGGAGAAGTCACCTTTCCCGGAGCGCCTTATGAATTTGGTGAACTGGACTGGCGTTTTGGTTTTCCAGCACCACGGTTTGGAGAGCATACCGCTCAAATTTTAGAAAGTCTTAATTATACTGGCGAAGAAATTACTGTTTTTTCAAAGGAGGGAATTATAAATGTCTAA
- a CDS encoding CaiB/BaiF CoA transferase family protein, with translation MSNFEKALEGLVVCDFSWVGAGPITTNVLGQCGAEIIKIESLKRPDILRKGGPFKDGIAEGFERSGYFANRNPNKKCISLNMRQAKARDVAIRLIEKSDIIINNFRVGQMEKWNLGWEDVKKINPRIIYVTMSLQGIDGPHKSYMGFGVNLNALCGLTAQACMPGKNPFGTGTNYTDHVMVPSHTLFGIMAALLQREKTGKGQTVEVSQLESAIAMKPIDSMLYAANKEILGGMGCSDPDAAPHGVYETLGYRKWLAIAVFTDDEWTGFKTVMGNPAWAEDEKFATLASRKENEDELNRYVEEWTKDKYAATLMRQLLAHGVRAGVVNDARAAIEDEHLIERNFWSYLNHSEVGRTLYNRAPIMFSETPIEMKTAAPLLGEHTDEVLTGFLGYTNEELEQLKAEDVLT, from the coding sequence ATGTCTAATTTTGAAAAAGCATTAGAAGGACTTGTTGTATGCGATTTTTCATGGGTTGGTGCAGGTCCGATTACCACAAACGTATTAGGGCAGTGTGGTGCCGAGATTATCAAGATTGAAAGCCTGAAACGACCTGATATTTTGAGAAAAGGCGGACCCTTTAAGGACGGGATTGCAGAAGGCTTTGAGCGAAGCGGTTATTTTGCAAACAGAAATCCCAACAAAAAGTGCATCTCCCTGAACATGAGACAGGCCAAAGCGCGTGACGTAGCGATTCGCTTGATAGAAAAAAGTGATATCATTATTAACAATTTTCGCGTAGGGCAGATGGAAAAATGGAACCTCGGGTGGGAAGATGTTAAAAAAATAAATCCCCGTATTATTTATGTGACAATGAGTTTACAGGGAATAGACGGACCCCATAAATCCTATATGGGATTCGGGGTTAACCTGAATGCACTTTGCGGATTAACAGCACAGGCTTGTATGCCGGGCAAAAATCCTTTTGGCACCGGTACCAATTACACGGACCATGTCATGGTTCCGAGCCACACTCTTTTTGGAATAATGGCGGCCTTGCTTCAGCGTGAAAAAACAGGCAAGGGACAGACCGTTGAAGTGTCTCAGCTTGAGTCGGCCATTGCCATGAAACCCATTGACAGCATGCTGTATGCGGCAAACAAAGAGATTCTGGGTGGGATGGGATGCAGTGATCCCGATGCTGCTCCGCATGGTGTGTATGAAACACTCGGGTACAGGAAATGGCTTGCCATTGCCGTATTTACGGATGATGAATGGACAGGATTTAAAACAGTAATGGGAAATCCTGCCTGGGCCGAAGATGAAAAATTTGCCACTCTGGCAAGCAGAAAAGAAAACGAAGATGAACTGAACAGATATGTTGAAGAGTGGACAAAAGATAAATATGCGGCAACACTGATGCGGCAATTGCTGGCTCACGGTGTGAGGGCCGGTGTTGTAAATGATGCCAGGGCTGCCATAGAGGATGAACATCTTATCGAACGTAATTTCTGGTCATATCTGAATCATTCCGAGGTCGGACGAACGCTTTATAACAGAGCGCCCATAATGTTTTCCGAAACACCAATTGAAATGAAAACAGCAGCTCCGCTTCTGGGTGAGCATACTGACGAGGTGTTAACCGGCTTTTTAGGGTATACAAATGAAGAACTTGAACAGCTTAAAGCCGAGGATGTGCTGACCTGA
- a CDS encoding acyl-CoA dehydrogenase family protein yields MMDFSISEEYMMLKEAMREFVKRELLPLEKTLLERDMSLWTEPGPLIPKEDSERLYAITKELGFWGIEVEEKFGGQGLGMLAKTLVMEEMCKSFVGFSPHGFMLPPDAPNLYYLDACCVDDQRETYFIPYCNRELDSAMAVTEPDAGSDVSGLKTTAVRKGDKWVLNGTKTFISKCDKDNVFFILIAVTDKEASTKDKFTAFLIDKSMPGVRVGKEIPVIGAMPTWELILDDVEVGDNKVLGEVGKAFIPLQNRFGVRRIELASRCTGMAERLIQMMIDQANTRITFGKPLADRQTVQNWIADSTMELEAVRLRLYYACWKNDQGLTDLRIEGSNIKVAATEMLSNVADRAMQMHGGVGLSKELGIEYVARMVRIWRVLEGPNEIHRWTIARAILRDKKPYNPFIVSAEED; encoded by the coding sequence ATGATGGATTTTAGTATATCTGAAGAATATATGATGTTGAAAGAAGCCATGAGGGAGTTTGTAAAACGTGAACTTCTTCCTTTGGAAAAAACATTGCTTGAACGGGATATGAGTTTGTGGACGGAACCCGGTCCCCTTATTCCCAAAGAAGATTCCGAAAGGCTTTATGCCATTACCAAAGAACTGGGATTCTGGGGAATTGAAGTTGAAGAAAAATTCGGCGGACAGGGCCTTGGCATGCTGGCAAAAACTTTGGTGATGGAAGAGATGTGCAAAAGTTTTGTGGGATTTTCACCCCATGGCTTTATGCTTCCACCGGATGCCCCCAACCTTTATTACCTGGACGCCTGCTGCGTTGATGATCAGCGTGAAACGTATTTTATCCCCTATTGTAATCGTGAACTTGATTCTGCAATGGCGGTTACAGAACCGGATGCCGGATCAGACGTGAGTGGTTTGAAAACCACTGCAGTTAGAAAAGGTGACAAATGGGTGCTTAACGGGACAAAAACTTTTATCAGTAAATGCGATAAAGATAATGTGTTTTTTATTTTGATTGCAGTTACGGATAAAGAGGCCTCAACCAAAGATAAATTTACGGCTTTCCTGATTGACAAAAGTATGCCGGGTGTAAGAGTTGGAAAAGAAATTCCTGTAATTGGTGCCATGCCCACATGGGAACTTATTCTCGATGATGTTGAAGTCGGTGACAATAAAGTTCTGGGAGAAGTGGGAAAAGCATTTATTCCACTTCAGAATAGATTCGGGGTCAGGCGCATTGAGCTGGCTTCAAGATGTACTGGTATGGCGGAACGACTTATCCAGATGATGATTGACCAGGCCAATACAAGAATTACCTTTGGCAAACCCCTGGCAGATCGCCAGACCGTCCAGAACTGGATCGCTGACTCCACCATGGAACTTGAGGCGGTTCGTCTCAGGTTGTATTATGCCTGCTGGAAAAACGATCAGGGACTGACGGATTTGAGAATAGAAGGGTCCAACATAAAGGTTGCCGCAACGGAGATGCTGTCCAATGTTGCTGACAGGGCCATGCAGATGCATGGAGGCGTAGGCCTATCTAAAGAATTGGGCATTGAATATGTGGCAAGAATGGTCCGGATCTGGAGAGTGCTTGAAGGTCCCAATGAAATTCACAGATGGACCATTGCCAGAGCGATTTTGCGCGATAAAAAACCTTATAATCCATTTATTGTAAGTGCTGAAGAAGATTAA
- a CDS encoding enoyl-CoA hydratase/isomerase family protein translates to MGVEFTKEDHVAYITLNRPDAMNSLDPESVTKLAEIWAAVQNDDDIRVSVLTGAGEKSFCTGTDMKKTPPPAECMASIWLREGQPIVPHMKMWKPIICAINGYAVGGGMEMALACDLRIASSNAKFGLTEVKVASLAGLNGTQCMPRAIPQAVAMKMLLTGEMIDAKEAHRVGLISDVVEPGELMDLAKKLALRIASNAPLSVKAAKQAAVMGLEMPLEHGIAFSHLLWGVLRDTEDRKEGFTAFAEKRAPEWKGR, encoded by the coding sequence ATGGGTGTAGAATTTACTAAAGAAGATCACGTTGCATATATAACCTTAAACAGGCCCGATGCCATGAATTCCCTTGATCCTGAATCCGTTACCAAACTGGCCGAGATTTGGGCAGCAGTACAAAATGATGACGATATTCGTGTTTCAGTGCTTACAGGTGCGGGAGAAAAATCTTTTTGTACAGGTACGGATATGAAAAAGACTCCGCCACCGGCAGAATGTATGGCATCCATCTGGTTAAGGGAGGGTCAGCCCATCGTTCCTCATATGAAAATGTGGAAACCGATTATCTGTGCAATCAATGGTTATGCTGTAGGCGGTGGTATGGAAATGGCCCTGGCATGTGATTTGAGAATTGCCAGCAGTAATGCAAAATTTGGATTAACAGAAGTAAAAGTGGCAAGCCTTGCAGGTTTAAACGGTACTCAATGCATGCCCAGAGCAATTCCCCAGGCCGTTGCAATGAAAATGTTGTTGACAGGCGAGATGATTGATGCAAAAGAAGCACACAGGGTAGGACTTATTTCTGATGTTGTAGAACCCGGCGAGCTGATGGATCTTGCTAAAAAGCTGGCACTTAGAATTGCCAGTAATGCACCCTTAAGCGTTAAGGCTGCAAAACAGGCAGCGGTTATGGGTCTTGAAATGCCGTTGGAACACGGTATTGCTTTCTCACATCTTTTGTGGGGCGTATTGCGTGACACTGAAGACAGAAAAGAGGGATTTACAGCATTTGCAGAAAAAAGAGCGCCCGAGTGGAAGGGCAGATAG
- a CDS encoding adenine nucleotide alpha hydrolase family protein: MHIAVLAKVVPDYEVPAMDFELSNNRAHERFSRMLGLYDENAIETGIQLKAKTSSSLTIISYGTDGDVQFLRKGVAMGADKLILVKGTSDDPSIIAQNLKLAVEELGDVDLILAGQQSADMDRGIVPGILAQMLGATFIPQVGYIESKDDLWNVNQITSTGKRELEFKGLGVLSITSIPENVPRIPAVRAIFAAKKKPVVKLDGVDQGKMALQEISVEIPKSESVCEFINADDPNEAVKTLLTRLTEERFI, encoded by the coding sequence ATGCATATTGCGGTATTAGCAAAGGTTGTTCCGGATTATGAAGTGCCGGCCATGGATTTTGAATTATCAAACAACCGGGCCCATGAAAGGTTTTCTCGAATGCTGGGGCTTTATGATGAAAATGCCATTGAAACCGGAATACAGCTCAAGGCTAAGACATCTTCATCCTTGACCATTATTTCTTATGGAACTGACGGTGATGTTCAGTTTTTAAGAAAAGGTGTGGCAATGGGTGCTGACAAATTGATACTGGTAAAAGGAACGTCAGATGACCCGTCCATTATTGCCCAGAATCTTAAGCTGGCAGTGGAAGAATTGGGTGACGTTGATCTTATTCTGGCCGGCCAGCAGTCTGCTGATATGGATCGGGGAATTGTACCTGGAATTTTGGCCCAGATGCTGGGTGCCACTTTTATTCCCCAGGTGGGTTATATTGAAAGCAAAGATGATCTGTGGAATGTCAATCAGATTACTTCAACCGGAAAACGAGAGCTTGAGTTCAAGGGGCTTGGTGTGTTGTCTATCACAAGTATTCCGGAAAATGTGCCCAGAATACCGGCAGTTCGTGCCATATTTGCTGCAAAGAAAAAACCGGTCGTCAAACTTGACGGCGTGGATCAGGGCAAAATGGCTTTACAGGAAATCAGTGTTGAGATTCCCAAGAGTGAATCTGTTTGTGAATTTATTAATGCGGATGATCCTAATGAAGCCGTAAAGACATTACTGACCAGATTGACCGAGGAGAGATTTATATGA